AATAAGATTCGTAAAGATGGTGGATCTGTTATTCTGATGTCACACCTGGGACGCCCTAAGGATGGTCCAACAGAGAAATACTCATTAAAACACCTGGTAAAATATCTGAACGATATTTTTCAGACCAATGTACAGTTTGCGAATGACTGTATTGGAGAAGAAGCAACTCAAAAAGCAGCAGCTCTAAAACCAGGGGATATATTGTTGCTGGAAAATCTGCGTTTTTACAAAGAAGAAGAAAAAGGAGATGTAACTTTTGCAGAAAAGCTGTCCAAACTGGGTGATGTATGGGTAAATGACGCTTTCGGAACCGCTCACCGTGCACATGCTTCTACAGCCGTAATTGGTCAGTTTTTCAAAGACAGAGTATGTGGTTATGTAATGCAGGCAGAGCTTGACAATGCCCAGAAAGTATTGGAAAATGCAGAACGTCCATTCACTGCCATTATGGGTGGAGCTAAAATCTCTGATAAGATTTTGATTATTGAACGCCTTCTTGATAAAGTAGATAATCTGTTGATTGGTGGAGGTATGGCTTATACATTCTTTAAAGCAATGGGAGGTTCTATCGGATCATCTTTACTGGAGGCTGATAAACTAGATTTAGCATCAGAACTGATTGCCAAAGCAAAAGAAAAAGGAGTTAGTCTTATATTACCAACTGATTCCATTATTGCAGATGGCTTTAGTAATGATGCTAACTCTCAGATAGCAGATAACAAACAAATTCCTGATGGCTGGATGGGTCTTGATATTGGTCCTGATGCGAGCGAAGAATTTGCCAAAGTAATTGAAAACTCAAAAACAATCTTATGGAATGGTCCAATGGGTGTATTTGAATTCAGTAACTTCGCTAAAGGAACAATCCGTGTAGCAGAAGCAGTTGTAAAAGCAACAGAAAATGGTGGTTTCTCCTTAATTGGTGGCGGAGATTCAGCAGCAGCTGTGAATAATCTTGGATTTGGAGATCGTGTATCTTATGTATCTACAGGTGGTGGTGCACTACTTGAATATATGGAAGGTAAAGTTTTACCTGGTGTGAAAGCATTAGATTAATCTATAAGGTATAAAAACAAAAAGTCCTCATTATACGCATAGTGAGGACTTTTTGTTTATCAGGCAAAATATAGTTATCTCTCAATACCAAATTCTCGGATCTTTTGAATGTAGTAAGTTCCATGATCTATATCTCCATTGCCAACAGTTCCTCCATTCTGCAAATAAGTAAGCTGAATGCGTTCTTTATAGATTAAGCCAGTATTTCTTGCATACACATCCATCCGCCGATCTTTTAAAACAGCATTTACTTCATCACGCTGTAGTATTGTGACTGTTTTATCATAAGTACTATCCAGAACCTGATAAGGTTGGTCAAAACTGCTTGCCTCATACATTTCCTCACCATAGCTATTGTATTGATTGCCATTCCATTTCAATCCTTCTTTCAGAGGAAAAGATAAACGCACATAATCTACATTGTTTTCTTTGCGCAATGCAACATAAGAAGTACGTTTTGTAAGCCAGGCAGAATCTAATTCCCAAGTACTTGAAGAATTAGCTCTGGAATATCGATATAAGATAAATGCGGGTTCGTTGGTTAGATCGGTGATTGTATCATACACCAATTCTTTAACCTGATAAGTATGAGTATCGGGTTTTGTATAAATCTGGTACTTTACTTCGAAAATATCATAGACAGCATATTGACCAACTTCCAGTGGGTAAAAATCATATCCCAAACGCGTTGGACTGGGTGTCTCTTCTGATGAATTACATCCCCAGAAAATTATAAGTGCACCAATAATAAACAGTATTTTTTTACTCATGTTACTCTGTCTTTTTCAATAGATTATCATCCAGTTCTTTATATAACTCTGAATCAATCACATAGTTACACAAGAAATTATAGAAGAAAAAAGCGATTTTGACCTGAATCTTGCACTACCCGTCTTTTATAAACGGAAAACAACAAATATCAGGAATAAAGTGATAATCAAAATGATGGAAGAGGCAATACCAAAATTGACAATCAATTCAATATTATTCCGAATAACAACTCCCAACAGAGAAAGAATAAAAAGCAAAACCGGAAAAAAAACAAGGCTACCGTAAATGTTGTTCTCAGTTGGCGCCTCCATCCCTTTGAGTTCTGCCTTAACTACTGATCCAAACAACGGAGTTCTATAGATCGAAACTGGTGTATATTTACTTAAATCAATTATAAAATTTCCAGTCATAGGCATGGTCATTACCCGACGTGGTGTAGTTACAACAATCTTCCCAGTCTGATGCATGATTCTTACCCCAAGTACAGGTTCTTCACTAAACGGTTTGGGCAACAAATAATCTACAACCAGCAACAAACAAAATATCAAGCAGATCCAGGACATTCCTCGGGCAAATACTACATAAGGACGCAAATCTATATGTACACGTTGACGTGGCTTATAAGCAGGAGGCGGACGACGAGGTTGTACAGGAGGTGTATAAGATATAGGTACAGGTTCTGCAACAACATACATTCGTTTCAGATCATACCATTGTCGCTGTTGATTATCTCCAATAATCTGATAAGCTTCATTGATTTCCTGAAATAAATAATGTGCAGACGGATCCGGATTTTTATCCGGATGATACAATGTAGCTAACCGACGAAATGACTTCTTAATCTCAGCAGTATCTGCATCAGGTGAGACCTGCAGGATATTGTAATAATCTTTCATGAAAGATTTTTGTTATTCAACGCATAAACTAATCAATTATTATTAAACTTCAGCCGCGCCTTTA
The DNA window shown above is from Xanthocytophaga agilis and carries:
- a CDS encoding phosphoglycerate kinase, which produces MITLDQYNFAGKKALIRVDFNVPLNSNYEVTDDTRIQATIPTINKIRKDGGSVILMSHLGRPKDGPTEKYSLKHLVKYLNDIFQTNVQFANDCIGEEATQKAAALKPGDILLLENLRFYKEEEKGDVTFAEKLSKLGDVWVNDAFGTAHRAHASTAVIGQFFKDRVCGYVMQAELDNAQKVLENAERPFTAIMGGAKISDKILIIERLLDKVDNLLIGGGMAYTFFKAMGGSIGSSLLEADKLDLASELIAKAKEKGVSLILPTDSIIADGFSNDANSQIADNKQIPDGWMGLDIGPDASEEFAKVIENSKTILWNGPMGVFEFSNFAKGTIRVAEAVVKATENGGFSLIGGGDSAAAVNNLGFGDRVSYVSTGGGALLEYMEGKVLPGVKALD
- a CDS encoding J domain-containing protein — its product is MKDYYNILQVSPDADTAEIKKSFRRLATLYHPDKNPDPSAHYLFQEINEAYQIIGDNQQRQWYDLKRMYVVAEPVPISYTPPVQPRRPPPAYKPRQRVHIDLRPYVVFARGMSWICLIFCLLLVVDYLLPKPFSEEPVLGVRIMHQTGKIVVTTPRRVMTMPMTGNFIIDLSKYTPVSIYRTPLFGSVVKAELKGMEAPTENNIYGSLVFFPVLLFILSLLGVVIRNNIELIVNFGIASSIILIITLFLIFVVFRL